In Rhizobiales bacterium NRL2, a genomic segment contains:
- a CDS encoding 3-hydroxyacyl-[acyl-carrier-protein] dehydratase FabZ: MTEAEKTAVGPVEVTRIMEMIPHRYPMLMVDRVIDIVPDVSAVGIKNVTVNEPHFTGHFPVQPVMPGVLIIEAMAQTSAVLFAQTLGARMEGKVVYFMTIDECRFRRPVIPGDQLMIHVRKLRGRGALIWKMKGEAYVGEHLAAEAEFAAMIQDDG, translated from the coding sequence ATGACTGAAGCGGAGAAGACCGCCGTCGGACCCGTCGAGGTGACGCGGATCATGGAGATGATTCCGCACCGCTATCCGATGCTCATGGTCGACCGTGTAATCGACATCGTGCCGGACGTGAGCGCCGTCGGCATCAAGAACGTTACCGTCAACGAACCCCATTTCACCGGCCATTTTCCGGTCCAGCCGGTCATGCCGGGCGTGCTGATCATCGAAGCCATGGCCCAGACCTCGGCGGTGCTGTTCGCGCAGACCCTGGGCGCCAGGATGGAGGGCAAGGTGGTGTATTTCATGACCATCGACGAATGCCGCTTCCGCCGTCCCGTGATCCCAGGCGACCAGTTGATGATCCATGTCCGGAAGCTGCGCGGGCGGGGCGCCCTTATCTGGAAGATGAAGGGCGAGGCCTATGTCGGCGAACATCTCGCCGCCGAAGCCGAATTCGCCGCCATGATCCAGGATGACGGCTGA
- a CDS encoding RIP metalloprotease RseP, with translation MIDLIIGYALPFVAVLTVLVFVHELGHYLVARWCGVAVETFSIGFGREIYGWNDSRGTRWRFSILPFGGYVKFAGDQGPASTPDRAAPADDPDNFHNKRLWQRAAVVLAGPAANFLFAIFIFAALFISLGQPQTPARVDTVLPDSAAAQAGLQPGDLIVSADGETVDDFGDIRRIVAVNLDRELDLAVERDGEIVRFVLRPEVVEIDDGFGRTSRVGRIGITAVAQSEYRSLGPLEAVGEAVERTWETTTATLSAVGDMFLGERSVQELRGPLGIAHLSGEVAQFGIVSLVNFAAFISISLGLINLFPIPMLDGGHLLFYAVEAVRGRPLGEATQEIGYRIGLGLVVGLMLLATMNDVVQFGLADFVTGLFS, from the coding sequence ATGATCGATCTCATCATCGGCTACGCGCTGCCGTTCGTCGCGGTGCTGACCGTACTGGTGTTCGTGCACGAACTCGGACACTACCTCGTGGCGCGCTGGTGCGGCGTCGCGGTCGAGACCTTCTCCATCGGCTTCGGACGGGAAATCTACGGCTGGAATGACAGCCGCGGCACGCGATGGCGGTTCTCGATACTGCCGTTCGGCGGCTACGTGAAATTCGCCGGCGACCAGGGGCCGGCCAGCACGCCGGACCGGGCCGCGCCGGCGGACGACCCCGACAATTTCCACAACAAGCGGCTCTGGCAGCGTGCGGCGGTGGTCCTCGCCGGGCCGGCGGCGAACTTCCTGTTCGCCATCTTCATCTTCGCGGCGCTGTTCATCAGCCTGGGCCAGCCTCAGACGCCGGCACGCGTCGACACGGTGCTGCCCGACAGCGCCGCCGCGCAGGCCGGACTGCAGCCGGGCGACCTGATCGTCTCGGCCGACGGCGAGACGGTCGACGACTTCGGCGATATCCGGCGGATCGTGGCCGTGAACCTCGACCGCGAACTCGATCTGGCGGTCGAACGCGACGGCGAGATCGTGCGCTTCGTTCTCAGGCCGGAGGTCGTGGAGATCGATGACGGTTTCGGGCGCACCAGCCGTGTCGGCCGCATCGGCATCACTGCCGTCGCCCAGTCCGAATACCGCTCGCTTGGCCCGCTGGAGGCCGTGGGGGAGGCCGTCGAGCGCACCTGGGAGACGACGACTGCGACGTTGTCGGCGGTCGGCGACATGTTCCTCGGCGAACGCTCCGTGCAGGAACTGCGCGGCCCGCTGGGTATCGCCCATCTGTCGGGCGAGGTGGCCCAGTTCGGAATTGTGTCGCTCGTCAACTTCGCCGCGTTCATCTCCATCAGCCTCGGGCTTATCAACCTGTTTCCCATCCCCATGCTGGACGGCGGACATCTATTGTTTTATGCCGTCGAGGCGGTTCGCGGGCGGCCGCTCGGCGAGGCGACGCAGGAGATCGGTTACCGGATCGGCCTCGGCCTCGTCGTGGGGCTCATGTTGCTCGCGACAATGAACGATGTCGTCCAGTTCGGCCTGGCGGATTTCGTCACCGGGCTGTTCTCCTGA
- a CDS encoding translation elongation factor Ts: MAQITASLVKELREKTGGGMMDCKKALQETDGDLEAAVDWLRKKGLAAAAKKAGRTAAEGLVGVATEGSEGAIVELNSETDFVARNDRFQALVNEITAIARAKDGDLQTVLGADFPGTGRTVEEELTNAIATIGENMSLRRTAALKVENGVVSSYVHNAVAPGLGKIGVLVALESTGDAAKLDQLGRQVAMHVAAANPQSVSPADMDQDIVERERSVLREQALASGKPAEIVEKMIEGRIRKFYQEVVLLEQTYVIDPDNTVGKALKAAEADVGAPIAVTAFIRFALGEGIEREESDFAAEVAAATAS; this comes from the coding sequence ATGGCTCAGATCACGGCATCGCTGGTCAAGGAACTGCGTGAGAAGACCGGCGGCGGAATGATGGACTGCAAGAAGGCGTTGCAGGAGACCGACGGCGATCTGGAGGCGGCGGTCGACTGGCTGCGCAAGAAGGGGCTTGCCGCCGCCGCCAAGAAGGCCGGCCGTACCGCGGCCGAGGGCCTGGTCGGCGTGGCCACCGAAGGCAGTGAAGGCGCGATCGTCGAACTGAATTCGGAAACCGACTTCGTCGCCCGCAATGACAGGTTCCAGGCGCTGGTCAATGAGATCACCGCCATCGCGCGGGCGAAGGACGGCGATCTGCAGACCGTGCTCGGCGCGGACTTTCCGGGCACCGGCCGCACTGTCGAGGAAGAACTGACCAACGCCATCGCCACCATCGGCGAGAACATGAGCCTGCGCCGCACGGCCGCACTGAAGGTCGAGAACGGCGTCGTCTCCAGCTACGTCCACAACGCCGTGGCGCCGGGCCTCGGCAAGATCGGCGTTCTGGTGGCGCTGGAATCGACCGGCGACGCCGCGAAGCTGGACCAACTCGGCCGCCAGGTGGCGATGCACGTCGCCGCCGCGAACCCGCAGTCGGTCTCGCCGGCGGACATGGACCAGGACATCGTCGAGCGGGAGCGCTCGGTGCTTCGCGAGCAGGCCCTGGCCTCCGGCAAGCCCGCGGAGATCGTCGAGAAGATGATCGAGGGCCGGATCCGCAAGTTCTACCAGGAAGTCGTGCTGCTGGAGCAGACCTACGTGATCGACCCCGACAACACCGTCGGCAAGGCCCTGAAGGCGGCGGAGGCCGATGTCGGCGCGCCGATCGCCGTCACGGCCTTCATCCGCTTCGCCCTGGGCGAGGGGATCGAGCGCGAGGAAAGCGACTTCGCCGCCGAGGTGGCCGCGGCCACCGCGAGCTGA
- a CDS encoding ribosome recycling factor, translated as MAELDIDDMKRRMAGAVDALKKDLSGLRTGRASAGLLDSVTVKVYGSEMPLNQVATVNVPEARMLSVQVWDRNNAGAVEKAIRESNLGLNPAGEGQIIRVPIPELTEERRREYTKVAGQYAEQARVAVRNIRRHAMDELKKQEKDGDISQDDHRLYADEVQTDTDQTIKEIDQLLEQKQQEIMQV; from the coding sequence ATGGCAGAACTCGACATTGACGACATGAAGCGCCGCATGGCCGGCGCGGTCGATGCGCTGAAGAAGGATCTGAGCGGACTGAGGACCGGCCGCGCCTCGGCGGGGCTGCTCGATTCCGTGACGGTGAAGGTCTACGGCAGCGAAATGCCGCTCAACCAGGTGGCGACGGTCAACGTGCCCGAGGCGCGCATGCTTTCGGTCCAGGTCTGGGACCGCAACAACGCCGGCGCCGTCGAGAAGGCGATCCGCGAATCGAATCTCGGCCTCAATCCGGCCGGCGAGGGCCAGATCATCCGCGTGCCGATCCCGGAGCTGACCGAGGAACGCCGGCGCGAATACACCAAGGTCGCCGGCCAGTATGCCGAACAGGCGCGTGTCGCGGTGCGCAATATCCGCCGCCATGCCATGGACGAGCTGAAGAAGCAGGAGAAGGACGGCGATATCAGCCAGGACGACCATCGTCTCTACGCCGACGAGGTCCAGACCGATACCGACCAGACCATCAAGGAGATCGACCAGCTTCTGGAGCAGAAGCAGCAGGAAATCATGCAGGTCTGA
- a CDS encoding 30S ribosomal protein S2, with the protein MALPDFSLRQLLEAGVHFGHQTHRWNPRMDPFIFGSRNGVHIIDLSQTHPMLHQALKTMRDIVAGGGRVLFVGTKRQASQAVADAAGRCAQFYVNHRWLGGTLTNWKTISHSIRRLRELEELLVQSETGLTKKELLQLTRERDKLDRALGGIKEMGGLPDVMVVIDTGKEKIAVAEARKLGIPVIGICDTNADPTFIDYPVPANDDALRAINLYCELFSQAVLDGIQAEMSAGDEDVGELENPIVDIPVEETGASEAGEGTGHEIEGGADETTGDKPAGEVPAADEPETPAPKEGEEGAENLVEKSKEA; encoded by the coding sequence ATGGCATTGCCTGATTTCTCGCTGCGCCAGCTTCTCGAAGCGGGCGTTCACTTCGGCCATCAGACCCACCGCTGGAACCCGAGGATGGATCCCTTCATCTTCGGTTCGCGCAATGGCGTCCACATCATCGACCTGTCGCAGACCCATCCGATGCTGCACCAGGCGCTGAAGACCATGCGCGACATCGTCGCCGGCGGCGGCCGTGTCCTGTTCGTCGGCACCAAGCGGCAGGCCTCCCAGGCGGTGGCCGATGCCGCCGGGCGTTGCGCGCAGTTCTACGTCAACCATCGCTGGCTGGGCGGCACGCTGACCAACTGGAAGACCATCTCCCATTCCATCCGCCGCCTGCGCGAACTGGAAGAGCTGCTGGTGCAGAGCGAGACCGGCCTGACCAAGAAGGAGCTGCTGCAGCTCACCCGCGAACGCGACAAGCTCGACCGGGCGCTGGGCGGCATCAAGGAGATGGGCGGCCTGCCCGACGTCATGGTCGTCATCGACACGGGCAAGGAGAAGATCGCCGTGGCCGAGGCCCGCAAGCTGGGCATCCCGGTGATCGGCATCTGCGACACCAACGCCGATCCCACCTTCATCGATTATCCCGTGCCGGCGAATGACGACGCCCTGCGCGCCATCAACCTCTACTGCGAACTGTTCAGCCAGGCCGTGCTCGACGGCATCCAGGCGGAGATGAGCGCGGGCGACGAGGATGTCGGCGAGCTCGAAAATCCGATTGTCGACATCCCCGTCGAGGAGACCGGCGCGAGCGAGGCAGGCGAGGGCACGGGCCACGAGATCGAGGGCGGCGCCGACGAGACCACCGGCGACAAGCCTGCGGGCGAGGTCCCGGCCGCCGACGAACCCGAGACGCCGGCGCCCAAGGAGGGCGAGGAAGGCGCGGAGAACCTTGTCGAGAAATCGAAGGAAGCCTGA
- a CDS encoding 1-deoxy-D-xylulose-5-phosphate reductoisomerase — MRGEIKTVTVLGATGSIGLNTLDLVERHRDRYAVDALTAHSNVDELAALARRHGARRAVIGDPALHGRLKAALSGSGIEAAAGPEALVEAADGDAEFVMAGIVGSAGLAPTLAAIRRGAQIGLANKECLVCAGEIVMREVRRSGAELLPVDSEHNAIFQVFDVERSESVKRILLTASGGPFREWSRERMAQATPEQAVAHPNWSMGAKISVDSATMMNKGLEMIEAFHLFPLQPDQIVILVHPQSVIHSMVEYVDGSTLAQLGSPDMRTPIAYCLAWPERIAAPSPPLDLAAMGQLTFEAPDETRFPALRLAGHCLRAGSEAATVLNAANEIAVAAFLKRRIGFLDIADCVEKTLDRINIEDATSLEDVFALDAAARRLADSLIPGSSSQK, encoded by the coding sequence CTGCGCGGCGAGATCAAGACCGTGACGGTTCTGGGGGCCACCGGCTCGATCGGACTGAACACGCTCGATCTGGTCGAACGTCATCGGGACCGCTACGCGGTCGACGCGCTGACAGCACACAGCAATGTCGACGAACTGGCGGCGCTGGCGCGCCGGCACGGCGCGCGCCGCGCGGTGATCGGCGATCCGGCGCTGCATGGCCGCTTGAAGGCGGCGCTGTCGGGCAGCGGCATTGAGGCCGCTGCGGGCCCGGAAGCGCTGGTCGAGGCCGCCGACGGCGACGCCGAGTTCGTCATGGCCGGCATCGTCGGCTCGGCGGGGCTGGCGCCCACGCTGGCGGCGATCCGGCGGGGCGCCCAGATCGGCCTGGCCAACAAGGAATGCCTGGTCTGTGCGGGCGAGATCGTGATGCGGGAGGTCCGCCGCTCCGGGGCCGAACTGTTGCCGGTGGATTCGGAACACAACGCCATCTTCCAGGTCTTCGACGTCGAACGCAGCGAATCGGTGAAGCGCATTCTGCTCACCGCGTCCGGGGGACCCTTCCGCGAATGGAGCCGCGAGCGGATGGCCCAGGCGACGCCGGAGCAGGCCGTGGCCCACCCCAACTGGTCGATGGGCGCGAAGATCTCGGTCGATTCGGCGACGATGATGAACAAGGGCCTGGAGATGATCGAGGCCTTCCACCTGTTCCCGCTGCAGCCGGACCAGATCGTCATTCTGGTGCATCCCCAGTCGGTGATCCATTCGATGGTGGAATATGTCGACGGCTCGACCCTGGCGCAGCTGGGCAGCCCGGACATGCGCACGCCGATCGCCTACTGCCTGGCCTGGCCGGAGCGGATCGCCGCGCCGTCGCCGCCGCTCGACCTGGCCGCGATGGGCCAGCTTACCTTCGAGGCGCCGGACGAGACGCGTTTTCCGGCGCTGCGGCTGGCCGGCCACTGCCTGCGGGCCGGCAGCGAGGCAGCGACCGTCCTCAACGCCGCCAACGAGATCGCTGTTGCGGCCTTCCTCAAACGCCGAATCGGCTTCCTCGATATCGCGGACTGCGTTGAAAAGACCCTCGACCGCATCAATATCGAGGATGCGACGTCGCTCGAAGACGTTTTCGCGCTCGATGCCGCCGCCCGTCGCCTGGCCGACAGCCTGATTCCCGGGAGCTCATCTCAGAAATGA
- a CDS encoding di-trans,poly-cis-decaprenylcistransferase, which yields MANPEPRMEAALPPRHVAIIMDGNRRWAKARGLPRLEGHRRGAEAVRATVRAAAEIGIEYLTLFAFSSENWRRPAEEVDDLMGLLRHYLRRELAELHRNDVRVRVVGDREGLARDIQALIQQAEETTRGNTRLDLIIAVNYGGQAEIVHAARRLAGQAARGEISAEDIDEDMIRAGLYAPDVPDPELLIRTSGEQRLSNFLLWQAAYAELVFDDVLWPDFDREALERALATYGCRDRRFGGHIG from the coding sequence ATGGCCAACCCCGAACCCCGCATGGAAGCCGCGCTGCCGCCGCGTCACGTGGCCATCATCATGGATGGCAACAGGCGCTGGGCGAAGGCGCGGGGCCTGCCGCGGCTGGAGGGGCATCGCCGGGGCGCCGAGGCCGTGCGCGCGACCGTGCGCGCCGCCGCAGAAATCGGCATCGAGTACCTGACCCTGTTCGCCTTTTCCTCGGAGAACTGGCGGCGTCCGGCCGAAGAGGTCGACGATCTGATGGGTCTGCTGCGCCATTACCTGCGGCGGGAACTGGCCGAACTGCACCGCAACGACGTGCGGGTTCGCGTGGTGGGCGATCGTGAGGGCCTTGCCCGCGACATCCAGGCCCTGATCCAGCAGGCCGAGGAGACGACGCGCGGCAACACCCGGCTGGACCTGATCATCGCCGTCAACTACGGCGGCCAGGCGGAGATCGTCCATGCCGCGCGCCGGCTGGCCGGGCAGGCGGCCCGCGGCGAGATCTCGGCCGAGGATATCGACGAGGACATGATCCGCGCCGGTCTCTACGCCCCCGACGTGCCCGATCCCGAACTGCTGATTCGCACCAGCGGCGAACAGCGGCTCAGCAATTTCCTGCTCTGGCAGGCGGCCTATGCGGAGCTCGTCTTCGACGACGTGCTGTGGCCGGACTTCGACCGCGAGGCGCTGGAGCGCGCCCTCGCCACCTATGGCTGCCGCGATCGCCGGTTTGGCGGCCATATTGGCTAG
- a CDS encoding outer membrane protein assembly factor BamA has translation MRRIAGILTLLVLLGSPAAAQQVMIEDIAVEGNQRIEAETVRSYMRLQTGSAYERKELDAALKRLYATGLFADVTFRRQGDVLVVSVVENPVINQIAFEGNKALDDDSLSAEVQLRPRIVYTRARVQSDVQRLLQLYRVSGRFAAVIEPKIIQLPQNRINLVFEIQEGTPTEVRSIRFLGNEEFSDSELRSEIATQESAWYSFFSTSDIYDPDLIALDRERLRQFYLNNGYVDFRVLSAVAELTPDRKDFFITFTVEEGEQYTISSVEIDASVKDVEPETLRASVADEPGDVYSAERIEQAIQDIKFELGRRGFAFVEVRPRTQRNREERTIDLTYQVREGPRVYVERIDIEGNTRTLDSVIRRELQLIEGDAFDTAKLERSRRRLRGIDYFSNIEIQPEQGTRPDRAVIKVNVEEQPTGELSLGAGFSTNEAVIGDISIRERNLLGRGQDLRLGLSLSLRRREVDLSFTEPYFLDKPIAAGFDIFNTNLDFQDESSFDQSTTGFRLRSGVSLSQRLRLNLNYQFRRDNIKNVGATASLFIQQQQGVAFTSSVGYTLRYDQTDDPITPTSGFVSTLEQEFAGLGGDVRDIRTQVRHAHFFPLWGNFVLQQSVRGGAVVGLFEDIRINRRFFVGGDTFRGFAPSGVGPRDVATRDALGGEFFAVGTTELQFPLGLPEELGMSGRVFSDYGTAFGVVANGVEDDPSPRLSFGVGVTWKSPFGPMLFDVSRAVLKNDFDETEAFRFSFGTRF, from the coding sequence TTGCGACGTATCGCCGGAATACTGACGCTGCTGGTGCTGCTCGGCTCGCCGGCGGCCGCGCAGCAGGTCATGATCGAGGACATCGCCGTCGAGGGCAATCAGCGCATCGAGGCCGAGACCGTGCGCTCGTACATGCGCCTCCAGACCGGCAGCGCCTACGAGCGCAAGGAACTCGACGCTGCGCTGAAGCGTCTCTACGCCACCGGGCTGTTCGCCGATGTCACCTTCCGCCGGCAGGGCGATGTGCTGGTCGTCAGCGTGGTGGAGAACCCGGTGATCAACCAGATCGCCTTCGAGGGCAACAAGGCGCTGGACGACGATTCGCTCTCGGCCGAGGTCCAGCTCCGTCCCCGCATCGTCTACACCCGTGCGCGCGTCCAGAGCGACGTACAGCGCCTGCTCCAGCTCTACCGCGTCAGCGGCCGCTTCGCGGCTGTGATCGAGCCGAAGATCATCCAGCTGCCTCAGAACCGCATCAACCTAGTCTTCGAAATCCAGGAGGGGACGCCCACGGAAGTCCGCTCGATCCGCTTCCTGGGCAACGAGGAATTCAGCGACAGCGAGCTGCGTTCGGAGATCGCGACGCAGGAGAGCGCCTGGTACAGCTTCTTCTCGACGTCCGACATCTACGATCCGGATCTGATCGCCCTGGACCGGGAGCGGCTTCGGCAGTTTTACCTCAACAACGGCTATGTCGATTTCCGCGTGCTGTCGGCGGTGGCCGAACTGACCCCGGACCGGAAGGACTTCTTCATCACCTTCACGGTCGAGGAGGGTGAGCAGTACACGATCTCCAGCGTCGAGATCGACGCGTCGGTCAAGGATGTCGAGCCCGAGACACTGCGCGCCAGCGTCGCCGACGAGCCCGGCGACGTCTACAGCGCCGAGCGGATCGAGCAGGCCATCCAGGATATCAAGTTCGAGCTCGGCCGCCGGGGCTTCGCCTTCGTCGAGGTGCGCCCGCGCACCCAGCGCAACCGCGAGGAGCGCACGATCGACCTGACCTACCAGGTCCGCGAAGGTCCTAGGGTCTATGTCGAACGCATCGACATCGAGGGCAACACGCGCACCCTGGATTCGGTCATCCGGCGCGAACTCCAGCTCATCGAGGGCGACGCCTTCGACACCGCCAAGCTGGAGCGCTCGCGCCGCCGGCTGCGCGGCATCGACTATTTCTCGAACATCGAGATTCAGCCCGAGCAGGGTACGCGGCCGGACCGGGCGGTCATCAAGGTCAATGTCGAGGAACAGCCGACCGGCGAGCTTTCGTTGGGCGCCGGCTTCTCCACCAACGAGGCAGTGATCGGCGACATCTCGATCCGAGAGCGGAATCTGCTTGGACGTGGCCAGGACCTGCGGCTGGGGCTGTCGCTCTCGCTGCGCCGGCGTGAGGTCGACCTCTCGTTCACGGAGCCCTATTTCCTCGACAAGCCCATCGCGGCGGGTTTCGACATCTTCAACACCAACCTGGACTTCCAGGACGAAAGCTCCTTCGACCAGAGCACGACCGGCTTCCGCCTGCGCTCGGGGGTATCGCTCAGCCAGCGTCTGAGGCTGAATCTCAACTATCAGTTCCGCCGCGACAACATCAAGAACGTGGGTGCGACGGCCTCGCTGTTCATCCAGCAGCAGCAGGGCGTGGCCTTTACCTCCTCGGTCGGCTACACGCTGCGCTATGACCAGACAGACGATCCGATCACGCCCACCAGCGGCTTCGTCTCGACGCTGGAGCAGGAGTTCGCAGGTCTTGGCGGCGACGTCCGCGACATCCGCACCCAGGTTCGTCACGCCCACTTCTTCCCGCTATGGGGAAACTTCGTGCTGCAGCAGTCGGTGCGCGGCGGCGCGGTCGTGGGCCTGTTCGAGGACATCCGCATCAACCGGCGTTTCTTCGTCGGCGGCGACACCTTCCGCGGCTTCGCGCCCAGCGGCGTCGGTCCCCGCGACGTGGCCACGCGCGACGCCCTGGGCGGCGAATTCTTCGCCGTCGGCACGACCGAACTGCAGTTCCCCCTGGGGCTGCCAGAGGAACTCGGCATGTCAGGCCGGGTCTTCAGCGACTACGGCACCGCCTTCGGCGTGGTCGCCAACGGTGTGGAGGACGATCCGTCGCCGCGGCTTTCGTTCGGTGTCGGCGTTACTTGGAAATCGCCCTTCGGCCCGATGCTGTTCGATGTCTCGCGCGCGGTCCTCAAGAACGATTTCGACGAGACGGAGGCTTTCCGTTTCAGCTTCGGTACCCGGTTCTAG
- a CDS encoding UMP kinase: MTDASPWRRVLLKCSGEALMGEGAFGIDFAALDRIAGDIAEVRDLGVDVAVVVGGGNLFRGVRTAAQGMDRASADQMGMLATVMNGLALADALERRGAPAVAMSAIPMPTVCAAYTRRDAVAALAAGSVVVSTAGTGNPFFTTDTAAALRAAELGCDLLAKGTQVDGVYSADPKTDPSATRFDRLSHDEVIARDLKVMDMAAIALTRENRIPVMVFDLHEAGGFAAALTGRGRSTTITDQ; the protein is encoded by the coding sequence ATGACGGACGCGTCTCCATGGCGGCGGGTTCTCCTGAAATGCTCGGGAGAGGCCCTGATGGGCGAGGGCGCGTTCGGCATCGACTTCGCTGCGCTTGACCGGATCGCCGGCGACATCGCCGAGGTCCGCGATCTTGGTGTGGACGTCGCGGTCGTCGTCGGCGGCGGTAACCTGTTCCGCGGCGTGCGCACTGCCGCGCAGGGCATGGACCGCGCCAGCGCCGACCAGATGGGCATGCTGGCCACCGTGATGAACGGTCTGGCCCTGGCCGACGCGCTGGAGCGCCGGGGCGCTCCGGCGGTGGCGATGTCGGCCATTCCGATGCCCACCGTGTGCGCCGCCTACACCAGACGCGATGCGGTCGCCGCGCTCGCGGCCGGCAGCGTCGTTGTCTCGACGGCGGGCACCGGCAATCCCTTCTTCACCACCGATACGGCCGCCGCGCTGCGCGCCGCGGAACTGGGCTGCGACCTGCTGGCCAAGGGCACGCAGGTCGACGGCGTCTACAGCGCCGATCCGAAGACCGATCCGTCGGCGACCCGCTTCGATCGGCTGAGCCATGACGAGGTGATCGCGCGGGATCTGAAGGTGATGGACATGGCCGCCATCGCGCTGACCCGCGAGAACCGCATTCCGGTCATGGTTTTCGATCTCCATGAGGCGGGCGGCTTCGCGGCGGCATTGACGGGCCGGGGACGGTCGACAACGATCACCGATCAGTGA
- a CDS encoding UDP-3-O-(3-hydroxymyristoyl)glucosamine N-acyltransferase, giving the protein MADSRFHRRAGPFTLGDLAARTGLFQVPEGADPSREVADVAPLETAGPDDLSFLDNRKYLPQFAETRAGFVVVDPGLAARAPAGTVALATPHPYLAYALVAQALYPEPAVDSGRHPSAVVDASARVAESVEIGANAVVGPGAEVGEGTVIGPAATLGANVVVGRDCRIGANCSLETCVLGDRVVLQPGARVGMPGFGFAPHPERHQRVPQLGRVLIGDDCQIGANTCIACGSGHDTVLGRNVWIDNLVQIAHNVEIGDGSILVGQVGIAGSARIGRFVQMGGQSGLAGHVRIGDQVQIGAKSGVMNDVPDGAAVIGQPAIPVKDFWRQLAALRRLVSKKGSD; this is encoded by the coding sequence ATGGCTGACAGCCGTTTCCACAGACGGGCGGGACCTTTCACGCTCGGCGACCTTGCCGCCCGCACCGGCCTTTTCCAGGTGCCGGAAGGCGCCGATCCGTCTCGCGAGGTCGCCGATGTGGCGCCACTGGAGACTGCGGGCCCCGACGACCTCAGCTTTCTGGACAACCGCAAGTATCTGCCGCAGTTCGCCGAGACGCGCGCGGGCTTTGTCGTTGTCGATCCCGGTCTTGCCGCGCGCGCGCCGGCGGGGACGGTGGCGCTCGCGACGCCGCATCCCTACTTGGCCTATGCGCTGGTGGCCCAGGCGCTCTATCCGGAGCCGGCGGTGGACAGCGGCCGCCATCCGAGCGCCGTGGTCGACGCCTCCGCGCGTGTGGCCGAGAGCGTGGAGATCGGCGCCAATGCCGTTGTCGGACCCGGGGCCGAAGTCGGCGAAGGCACGGTGATCGGACCGGCGGCCACGCTCGGGGCCAACGTCGTGGTTGGCCGGGATTGCCGCATCGGCGCCAACTGTTCGCTGGAAACCTGCGTGCTGGGCGACAGGGTAGTGCTGCAGCCGGGCGCGCGGGTCGGTATGCCGGGCTTCGGCTTCGCCCCCCATCCGGAGCGGCATCAGAGGGTGCCGCAGCTTGGCCGCGTGCTGATCGGCGACGACTGCCAGATCGGCGCCAACACCTGCATCGCCTGCGGCTCGGGGCATGATACGGTGCTTGGCCGGAACGTGTGGATCGACAATCTTGTGCAGATCGCCCACAACGTCGAGATTGGCGACGGATCGATTCTGGTGGGCCAGGTCGGCATTGCCGGTTCGGCCAGGATCGGCCGGTTCGTGCAGATGGGCGGCCAGTCGGGACTGGCGGGCCATGTGCGCATTGGCGACCAGGTGCAGATCGGCGCGAAATCGGGCGTGATGAACGATGTGCCGGACGGCGCTGCGGTGATCGGTCAGCCGGCGATACCGGTGAAGGACTTCTGGCGGCAGCTCGCCGCGCTGCGCCGCCTGGTTTCGAAGAAGGGGTCGGACTGA